One window of the Vicinamibacterales bacterium genome contains the following:
- a CDS encoding GGDEF domain-containing protein, with protein MRLITRNDASLVVGLIAGTVVIFQRPLRFVWEAAWDVQERYHVDLLPALAIFAGVFVFHEARKRQQAKAEALAAAAEAAQARMRSAELERLMTFSQALANALEPTTLQQALWRHLPAFAGEREFWVLARRPDRWEALLQEAGVTRRKSLEELEAIADRAVSPETLSAARLAGIVEGDVLCFPMVAGVAVGVLGIHDGATITGDQRKALGVATGLIAIAVRNVQLFLETKEFSLRDSLTNCFSRGHGLETLAREMDRARRSRQPLSILMFDIDHFKTINDELGHLRGDDLLRAVGAQLTRVLRSTDVRCRYGGDEFLIILPDTPLIGAQQAAESVRRMMATLAMVAGGKTIPVTVSIGVAEAGPAETGITALIGRADDALYQAKRGGRNRCSAAGAPEVPVAPPDPPAIGPPAAGFGEP; from the coding sequence ATGCGCCTCATCACCAGAAACGACGCGTCGCTTGTCGTGGGCCTCATTGCCGGCACCGTTGTGATTTTTCAACGGCCGCTCCGCTTTGTCTGGGAGGCGGCGTGGGACGTGCAGGAGCGCTACCACGTCGACCTGCTCCCGGCGCTGGCGATTTTCGCGGGGGTCTTTGTCTTCCACGAGGCCCGCAAGCGGCAGCAGGCGAAGGCTGAGGCGCTCGCTGCCGCCGCGGAGGCAGCCCAGGCCCGGATGCGCTCGGCGGAACTCGAGCGGCTGATGACCTTCAGCCAAGCGCTCGCCAACGCGCTGGAACCCACGACGCTCCAGCAGGCCTTGTGGCGGCACCTGCCCGCATTTGCGGGCGAGCGCGAGTTCTGGGTCCTGGCGCGACGACCCGATCGCTGGGAGGCGCTGCTGCAGGAGGCGGGCGTCACCCGCAGAAAATCGTTGGAAGAGCTCGAAGCGATTGCGGATCGCGCGGTGTCGCCGGAGACCCTCTCGGCGGCCCGGCTCGCGGGCATCGTCGAGGGGGACGTCCTCTGTTTTCCGATGGTCGCCGGCGTGGCCGTTGGCGTCCTCGGGATCCACGACGGCGCCACGATCACCGGCGATCAACGGAAGGCGCTCGGGGTCGCCACCGGACTGATCGCGATTGCAGTGAGAAACGTGCAGTTGTTTCTGGAGACCAAGGAATTCAGCCTGCGCGACAGCCTCACGAACTGTTTCAGCCGCGGCCATGGCCTCGAAACGCTGGCTCGGGAAATGGACCGGGCGCGCCGTTCCCGACAGCCACTGTCGATCCTGATGTTCGACATCGACCATTTCAAGACGATCAACGACGAGCTGGGGCACCTGCGCGGCGACGATTTGCTGCGCGCCGTCGGCGCGCAGCTCACGCGCGTGCTGCGGAGCACGGACGTGCGATGCCGGTACGGCGGCGACGAGTTCCTAATCATTCTTCCCGACACGCCGTTGATCGGAGCGCAGCAGGCCGCCGAATCGGTGCGGCGGATGATGGCGACCCTCGCGATGGTCGCGGGCGGCAAGACCATTCCGGTCACGGTGAGCATCGGCGTCGCCGAGGCCGGGCCCGCGGAAACCGGGATCACCGCGTTGATCGGGCGGGCCGACGACGCGTTGTATCAGGCCAAGCGGGGGGGACGAAATCGATGCAGCGCCGCCGGCGCCCCCGAGGTGCCGGTCGCCCCGCCCGACCCTCCCGCCATCGGACCGCCAGCGGCCGGCTTCGGAGAGCCGTGA
- a CDS encoding CHASE3 domain-containing protein: MTLRWNVGTKIGAGFGFTLVIFLFVGGVSYRSTTQLIEASNARRHTYDVLKQLAEVLMLLTTAQTSQRGYVITGDDAYLDPYQDALGRLDQAVRDLRSLTADSAAQQRRLATLEPLIQSRLAIAREAITVRRASGLDAAAQATKAGKGEANMDEIRNLLGDMQGDEDALLETRVAQAQADASNAKWTILLGTLSALIVAMVAAFAITRNIAGPLRDLTGVAERITMGDLRTNVAPDSRNDELGMLARAFSVMTESLRAMAVAAERIAAGDLRSTITPHSPDDVLGNAFARMVENLRGQIRALVEGASVLGSAASEIVASTTQLAASANESAAAVSETTTTVEEVRQTAQVANQKAKHVADSAQKAAQISQNGRKSTEDVGAGMQRIRQQMDAIAASMGRLSEQGQAIGQIIATVEDLAAQSNLLAVNAAIEAAKAGEHGKGFGVVAQEVKSLAEQSRQATTQVRTILGDIQKATATAVLATEQGSKAVDAGTRHTEVAGEAIQTLAGSVSEAAQAATQIAASSQQQLVGVDQVAAAMDSIKQASTQNVASATQLETAARNLNALGQRLTQVVERYQV; the protein is encoded by the coding sequence ATGACGCTGCGATGGAACGTTGGAACGAAAATCGGCGCCGGGTTTGGCTTCACGCTGGTCATTTTTCTGTTCGTCGGAGGTGTGTCCTACCGGAGCACAACGCAATTGATCGAGGCGTCAAACGCGCGCCGACACACCTACGACGTGCTGAAACAACTCGCGGAAGTGCTGATGCTTCTGACGACCGCCCAGACAAGCCAACGTGGGTACGTGATCACCGGCGACGATGCCTACCTGGATCCGTATCAGGACGCGTTGGGCCGGCTCGATCAGGCGGTACGGGATCTCCGTTCGCTCACGGCGGACTCTGCAGCCCAACAACGCCGGCTGGCGACGCTGGAACCCCTCATCCAGTCCCGGCTGGCGATCGCTCGGGAAGCGATCACGGTCCGCCGGGCGAGCGGCCTGGACGCCGCTGCCCAGGCCACGAAGGCTGGCAAGGGCGAGGCCAACATGGACGAAATCCGCAACCTGCTTGGCGACATGCAGGGCGATGAGGATGCATTGCTCGAAACACGGGTCGCGCAGGCGCAAGCCGATGCGAGCAATGCGAAATGGACCATCCTGCTGGGTACGCTCTCCGCCCTGATCGTCGCAATGGTGGCCGCCTTCGCGATAACGCGCAACATCGCCGGGCCGCTCCGGGACCTGACGGGCGTCGCGGAACGGATCACCATGGGCGACCTGCGCACGAATGTGGCGCCGGACTCGCGGAACGACGAACTCGGCATGCTGGCGCGGGCATTCAGCGTCATGACCGAGTCTCTGCGCGCCATGGCCGTGGCGGCCGAACGCATCGCGGCTGGTGACCTGCGGTCCACCATCACGCCACACTCTCCCGATGATGTGCTGGGCAACGCCTTTGCGCGCATGGTCGAGAACCTGCGCGGCCAGATCCGGGCACTGGTGGAAGGCGCGTCCGTGCTGGGGTCGGCGGCCAGCGAGATCGTCGCGTCGACGACGCAACTGGCGGCCAGTGCCAACGAGTCGGCCGCGGCGGTCAGCGAGACCACCACCACCGTGGAAGAGGTCCGCCAGACCGCGCAGGTGGCCAATCAGAAGGCCAAGCACGTGGCCGACAGCGCGCAGAAGGCCGCGCAGATTTCGCAAAACGGCCGCAAATCGACCGAGGACGTCGGTGCCGGCATGCAGCGCATTCGCCAGCAGATGGACGCCATCGCGGCCAGCATGGGGCGGCTCAGCGAGCAGGGCCAGGCCATCGGCCAGATCATCGCCACGGTGGAGGACCTGGCCGCGCAGTCGAACCTGCTGGCCGTCAACGCGGCGATCGAGGCGGCCAAGGCCGGTGAGCACGGCAAGGGCTTCGGGGTGGTCGCGCAAGAGGTCAAGAGCCTGGCCGAGCAATCGCGGCAGGCCACCACGCAGGTGCGGACGATTCTCGGCGACATTCAGAAGGCGACGGCCACTGCAGTGCTCGCCACTGAGCAAGGCAGCAAAGCCGTCGACGCGGGCACCCGGCACACCGAGGTGGCCGGTGAGGCCATCCAGACGCTGGCGGGCAGCGTCTCCGAAGCCGCGCAGGCGGCGACGCAGATCGCCGCCTCGAGCCAGCAGCAGTTGGTGGGGGTGGACCAGGTAGCGGCGGCGATGGACAGCATCAAGCAGGCCAGCACGCAGAACGTGGCGAGCGCCACGCAACTGGAAACCGCCGCCCGCAACCTCAACGCGCTCGGCCAGCGGCTCACACAGGTGGTCGAGCGCTACCAGGTGTAA
- a CDS encoding HD domain-containing phosphohydrolase, with the protein MGLVLVVDDIEGNTRLLSSLLTADGHSVRTAAGGAEAVRMVLDDHPDLVLMDVMMPEVDGFEACRQIKRQAATRLTPVVLVTSLNDMDSRIRGIDAGADDFLSKPFNRHELLARVRSLLRLKRYTDDLDTADAVIVSLALTIEARDSNTEGHCQRLGAYAVSLGRILGLDEDDSAALERGGYLHDVGKVGIPDAVLLKPGPLTPDEFQIMKQHTLIGDRLCGELRSLRKVRPIVRSHHERLDGTGYPDGLRGDAIPLLAHVMGIVDVFDALTTARPYRAALPRAQAAQELRAEVACGWRRADLVGTFLSLVEGDLP; encoded by the coding sequence ATGGGTCTCGTGCTCGTTGTTGACGATATCGAAGGGAATACCCGGTTGCTGTCGTCTTTGCTGACGGCGGATGGTCACTCCGTGCGTACGGCCGCCGGTGGAGCCGAGGCGGTCCGCATGGTGCTCGACGACCATCCAGACCTCGTGCTCATGGACGTGATGATGCCCGAGGTCGACGGCTTCGAGGCGTGCCGCCAGATCAAGCGACAGGCGGCGACGCGGCTGACGCCCGTGGTCCTGGTCACGTCGCTCAACGACATGGATAGTCGCATCCGGGGAATCGATGCGGGCGCCGACGATTTTCTGAGCAAGCCCTTCAACCGGCATGAGCTCCTGGCGCGGGTCCGCTCGTTGCTCCGCCTCAAGCGCTACACCGACGATCTGGACACGGCCGATGCCGTCATCGTCAGCCTCGCGCTGACCATCGAAGCCCGTGACAGCAACACGGAGGGGCACTGCCAACGCCTCGGCGCGTACGCCGTCTCGCTGGGGCGGATACTGGGGCTCGACGAGGACGACAGTGCCGCGCTGGAGCGCGGGGGCTACTTGCACGATGTTGGCAAGGTTGGCATTCCCGATGCGGTACTGCTAAAGCCCGGGCCGCTCACGCCCGATGAATTCCAGATAATGAAGCAGCACACGCTGATCGGTGATCGACTCTGTGGCGAACTGCGCTCGCTGCGAAAGGTGCGGCCGATCGTTCGATCCCACCACGAACGTCTGGACGGCACTGGCTATCCGGATGGCTTGCGCGGGGATGCGATTCCACTGCTGGCGCACGTGATGGGCATCGTCGACGTGTTCGACGCGCTCACGACCGCGCGCCCCTACAGGGCCGCCTTGCCGCGGGCGCAGGCCGCTCAAGAACTGAGGGCGGAGGTCGCCTGCGGCTGGCGGCGCGCTGACCTGGTCGGCACGTTTCTCAGCCTCGTCGAAGGGGATTTGCCATGA
- a CDS encoding chemotaxis protein CheW produces the protein MTPETRPPVMSDAAQILRARAHALARPLETPPVAESLLDVLEFRLAQERYAVETPHVREVYPLKHLTPLPCTPAFVVGIVNVRGQILPVFDIKQFFELPQKGLSDLHRIIIVRGHGLELGLLADEIVGVRSIPVDSLQSSLPTLTGIRSDYLKGVTADGLVVLDLARILADPKIVVRDTVDI, from the coding sequence ATGACGCCCGAGACCCGCCCGCCCGTCATGTCTGATGCGGCGCAGATCCTTCGCGCGCGCGCACACGCGTTGGCCCGCCCACTGGAGACGCCTCCAGTCGCGGAGTCGTTGCTCGACGTGCTGGAGTTCCGCCTTGCCCAAGAACGCTACGCCGTCGAGACGCCGCACGTACGTGAGGTGTATCCGTTGAAGCACCTGACGCCTCTGCCGTGCACGCCGGCGTTCGTTGTCGGGATTGTCAATGTGCGGGGGCAGATCCTGCCTGTCTTCGACATCAAGCAGTTCTTCGAACTACCCCAGAAGGGACTGAGCGACCTGCACCGCATCATCATCGTCCGCGGCCACGGACTCGAGCTCGGCCTCCTGGCCGACGAGATCGTGGGCGTACGATCAATTCCAGTCGACAGCCTGCAGTCTTCCCTCCCCACCCTCACCGGAATCCGCAGTGACTACCTGAAGGGTGTGACGGCCGACGGACTGGTGGTCCTCGATCTGGCCCGCATCCTGGCCGACCCGAAGATCGTCGTACGCGACACCGTGGACATCTGA
- a CDS encoding CheR family methyltransferase, with protein MMPTSCSPNGPSGPQWTRWSEFIGRHLGLHFPPERLADLQRGLAAAAAEFGFTDLSECARWLLSAPPTKAQLQVLASHLTVGETYFFRDDALFDVLSSRVLPDLIRARRGRERRLRIWSAACCTGEEPYSLAILIHQLLPDLPDWHVSILATDINPHFLRKAAAGAYGEWSFRNTPASTKARYFRQSGGGPHTILPEIKRLVTFGYLNLAEGVYPSLATDTNAMDLILCRNVLMYFGPAQVRKAIDGLHHALVDGGWLVVSPSEASHALFPQFAIQNFPGVILYQRNAVVAPGAGRVGVPEIPTASVLAAPPAPLPADPPQVKPSPPPHALASSLYQQGRYDEAADTLMAWAAGRSPDLAACSLLARALANQGRLAEAVVWCDRWIAADKVDAAAHYVRAAVLLEQGPKDEARRSLERVLYLDPDFVLAHFALGNLARGSGKPDEARRYFSTALRLLAREQPDTLLPESDGLTVGRLTDTITALEHML; from the coding sequence ATGATGCCGACCTCTTGCTCGCCGAACGGTCCATCAGGTCCCCAGTGGACACGCTGGAGCGAGTTCATCGGCAGGCACCTGGGGCTGCACTTCCCGCCCGAGCGGCTCGCGGATCTGCAACGCGGCCTGGCCGCCGCAGCGGCGGAATTCGGATTCACAGATCTCTCTGAGTGCGCCAGGTGGCTGTTATCGGCGCCCCCAACCAAGGCGCAGCTTCAGGTGCTCGCCAGCCACCTGACGGTTGGTGAGACCTATTTTTTCAGGGACGACGCCCTGTTTGATGTCCTCTCGAGTCGCGTGCTCCCCGACTTGATCCGCGCGCGGCGAGGCCGCGAGCGGCGGCTGCGGATCTGGAGCGCGGCATGTTGCACGGGCGAGGAACCCTATTCGCTGGCGATTCTGATCCATCAGCTGCTGCCCGATCTCCCGGACTGGCACGTCTCGATCCTGGCCACCGACATCAATCCGCATTTTCTCCGAAAGGCCGCCGCCGGTGCCTACGGCGAGTGGTCGTTCCGCAACACGCCCGCCAGTACGAAGGCGCGCTACTTCCGCCAGTCCGGAGGCGGGCCGCACACCATCCTGCCGGAGATCAAGAGGCTCGTTACCTTTGGGTACCTGAACCTCGCGGAGGGGGTTTATCCATCGCTGGCAACCGATACCAACGCCATGGACCTCATCCTCTGCCGCAACGTCCTCATGTACTTCGGACCGGCACAGGTCCGCAAGGCGATTGACGGCCTGCACCACGCGCTGGTTGACGGCGGCTGGCTCGTGGTCAGTCCGAGTGAGGCGTCCCACGCCCTCTTTCCTCAGTTCGCCATTCAGAACTTCCCGGGCGTGATCCTCTACCAACGGAATGCCGTCGTGGCCCCAGGCGCGGGACGCGTTGGGGTGCCCGAGATTCCCACGGCCTCGGTTCTGGCGGCACCGCCGGCTCCACTACCGGCGGATCCGCCTCAGGTGAAGCCGAGTCCTCCGCCGCATGCGCTGGCCAGTTCGCTGTATCAACAGGGCCGCTACGATGAGGCGGCCGACACGTTGATGGCGTGGGCGGCGGGGCGCTCCCCCGATCTGGCGGCGTGTTCCTTGCTCGCGCGCGCGCTCGCCAATCAGGGCCGATTAGCGGAGGCGGTCGTGTGGTGCGATCGCTGGATCGCCGCCGACAAGGTGGACGCGGCCGCGCACTACGTGCGGGCGGCGGTGCTGCTCGAGCAGGGCCCGAAGGATGAGGCTCGACGATCGCTCGAGCGCGTCCTCTATCTGGACCCAGACTTCGTGCTGGCGCACTTCGCGTTGGGCAACCTCGCACGCGGCAGCGGCAAGCCTGACGAGGCCCGCAGGTATTTCAGTACGGCGCTGCGGCTCCTGGCGCGCGAACAACCGGACACGCTGTTGCCGGAATCGGACGGCCTGACGGTCGGCCGCCTCACCGACACCATCACGGCTCTGGAGCACATGCTATGA
- a CDS encoding response regulator: MLTASVAIALLGAVAFIAIAAACVATLRARAARAALRAGDRDHGERDALARTMDADSRLAGDVAHDLNDLLTAITGRAELLIANLDPSGTSIQDAHEIRRAALSAARLTRPLRTLSGGHRAPADVIDVNAVAARTTRALQQMLGPNIEVTLALDHDITRVKIAAYHLEEIVLKLGIRARDAMPHGGRLTVATAMHTSGTRDAASGAPAEYVRMVITDTSGGMSAAARARLFEPFFVSEDAAGNAIDLANVDAIVTQAGGRIQVNSAAGVGTTFTIDLPATSEPAALPDPARTGTRLAAPVLVVEDEPGMRELIKAVLMRSGHEVVTVAGPHAALAVLNRQPAIALMLVDVVMPEMDGYDLMAEARKISPGVRAVFISAFAPDPTRLPRGDGFLAKPFTSESLTDIVERASH, encoded by the coding sequence ATGTTGACCGCTTCAGTCGCAATCGCCTTACTCGGTGCCGTCGCGTTCATCGCGATCGCCGCGGCGTGCGTGGCGACACTCCGGGCTCGCGCCGCACGGGCCGCGCTCCGCGCCGGCGACCGGGATCACGGCGAGAGGGACGCGCTGGCCAGGACCATGGACGCCGACAGCCGGCTGGCCGGTGACGTCGCGCACGACCTCAACGATTTGTTGACGGCGATCACCGGACGCGCCGAGCTGTTGATCGCGAACCTGGACCCGTCCGGCACGAGCATCCAGGACGCCCACGAGATTCGACGCGCCGCCTTGAGTGCCGCGCGTCTCACCAGGCCGCTGCGCACCTTGAGTGGCGGCCACCGCGCGCCGGCCGACGTGATCGACGTCAACGCCGTGGCCGCTCGTACGACGAGAGCCCTCCAGCAGATGCTCGGTCCGAACATCGAGGTCACGCTGGCGCTCGACCACGACATCACGCGGGTCAAGATCGCGGCGTATCACCTGGAAGAGATCGTGCTCAAGCTCGGCATTCGTGCGCGTGACGCCATGCCGCACGGCGGTCGTCTGACCGTGGCCACCGCCATGCACACGTCCGGCACCCGGGACGCGGCGAGCGGGGCGCCAGCCGAGTACGTCCGGATGGTCATCACCGACACCAGCGGCGGAATGTCCGCGGCGGCGCGGGCTAGGCTGTTCGAGCCGTTCTTCGTCAGTGAGGATGCCGCTGGAAACGCGATCGATCTCGCCAACGTGGACGCGATCGTCACACAGGCGGGTGGGCGGATCCAGGTCAACTCGGCGGCCGGCGTCGGCACCACGTTCACGATCGACTTGCCGGCCACGTCGGAACCGGCCGCGCTGCCCGACCCGGCCCGGACTGGGACGCGGCTGGCGGCGCCCGTGCTGGTCGTCGAGGACGAGCCGGGCATGCGCGAACTCATCAAGGCCGTCCTGATGCGAAGCGGCCACGAGGTCGTGACCGTCGCCGGCCCGCACGCCGCGCTCGCCGTGCTGAACCGTCAACCGGCGATCGCGCTCATGCTCGTGGATGTCGTCATGCCCGAGATGGACGGCTACGACCTGATGGCCGAAGCGCGGAAGATCTCGCCCGGCGTCCGCGCCGTGTTCATCTCGGCGTTCGCGCCCGATCCGACGCGGCTCCCGCGCGGCGACGGCTTCCTCGCGAAGCCGTTTACCAGCGAGTCGCTCACCGACATCGTCGAAAGAGCCTCGCATTGA
- a CDS encoding chemotaxis protein CheW: MGDTAQLISFCLDQQRYALPLAAIERVVQSVEVTPLPHAPAIVLGAINVHGRVLPVLNVRRRFLLPEREVVPTDWFLVAHTERRTVVLVVDQSDGLVERPQTEVIPSSQVAPGLDAFPGVVRLDDGLVLIHDLDQFLSLDEARTLDDAIDGFKGA; the protein is encoded by the coding sequence ATGGGTGACACCGCACAGCTCATCTCGTTTTGCCTGGATCAGCAGCGCTACGCCTTACCGCTCGCGGCGATTGAACGTGTGGTGCAGTCCGTTGAAGTGACGCCGCTACCCCATGCTCCGGCAATCGTTCTCGGCGCGATCAACGTGCACGGCCGGGTGCTCCCAGTCCTCAATGTTCGGCGGCGGTTCCTGTTGCCGGAGCGCGAGGTGGTCCCGACTGACTGGTTCTTGGTTGCACACACCGAGCGCCGCACGGTGGTCCTCGTGGTCGATCAGTCGGATGGCCTGGTGGAACGTCCACAGACCGAGGTCATCCCCTCATCGCAGGTCGCTCCGGGCCTCGATGCCTTCCCCGGCGTGGTTCGCTTGGACGATGGCCTGGTCCTGATCCACGACCTCGACCAGTTTTTGTCACTGGACGAGGCGCGCACCTTGGACGATGCCATTGACGGCTTCAAGGGGGCCTAG